CATGACCCTGCCCCTCATCAGCCGTGCCCGGCGTGTGCTGTTCCTGGCTGGTGGTGAAGAAAAGCTGGCCCTGGCCCAGCGCATCTGGGCAGAGGGCGGGACCATGGACGCCCCTGCGGCGAAGGCCTGCCCTGGTGATAATTGTGTCTGGATTATTTCAAGACGGTTGTGATACCGTCGCGGCAAAATGATGCATGGCTGCGCGTGTGGTGCAGCCATGCAGCGAGACGGGACCCCTGCGCCTGTTGCATCATGCGGAGTCGCCCTCATGGGGCATCCGTAACGCAATGGGCCTGGGATGGAGCGTCGGTTCGGTGGTTGCTCTGAATCCGACAAGGGGTGCGTCCATGCATGTGTCGTTGTTGCAAAACGGCTGGTTGCCGCAGCAGGCATCGGAAGGCTCGCAAGCCGGGTTCCTCCGCATGGGATTGGGAGGCGCGGTCATGAACGAGACCATGAAAGTGCATAAGCAGGAGGCCGCCCGGGCGGCGCTGGAACTGGTGAGGCCCGGCATGGTGGTGGGCCTGGGCCATGGCAGCACCGTGCTCTGGGCGGTGCGCCTGCTGGGGCAATGGCTGCACGAAGGCAAACTGCACGATGTGACCACCGTGCCGTGCAGTATGCTTGTCGAACGCGAGGCCCGCGCCCTGGGCATTCCCCTCAAGCAGCTGGACGACGTGTCGCGCCTGGACCTCGTGCTGGACGGGGCGGACGAGCTGACGCCGAATCTGGACTGCATCAAGGGCGGCGGCGGCGCCCTGCTCAAGGAAAAAATCCTGGCTCAGGCCACGGGAAAGCTCGTGCTCATCGCAGACAGCAGCAAGCTCTCCCCGGCCCTGGGCACCCACTGGCCCGTGCCCGTGGAATGCATCCCCTGGGGCAGACGGTTCCAGGCGGCCTTTCTGGAGTCCCTGGGGGCCACAGTGGTGCTGCGGCGCGATGCCGAGGGCCGGGCCTTTCAGACAGAACAAGGCAACATCATTCTGGATTGCGACTTCGGCCCCATTGCCGATCCCGCCCGTCTGGCCCGGCAGTTGGCCGCCCGGGCCGGGATTGTGGAGCACGGCCTCTTTCTGGGCATGGCCGGCGAAGCGTTGCTTGCCGGACCGCAAGGCCTGCAACGTCTGCGGCGTCAGTAGGCTGCGCCCCGGCAAGGAGAGTCCGTCCGGTGACGCCGCCACATCCCCCCGTGCGTACGGAACTGGCCGGACACCTGCCAGACGGGCAGCCGGTGCATCGTCATGTGCTGCGCAATGCCGCGGGCATGCAGGCGTCCATCCTGGAATACGGCGCCATCATGGAGTGGTTGAGCCCGCCTCACGGCCGGGGCGGGGAGAGGGTGAACGTCCTGGCCGGGCCGGATTCCCTGGAGGGTCGGCTGCAGGACCCGCTGCATTGTGGCGCGTTGCTGGGTAGATTCGCCGGGCGCATCGCCCAGGCAGGGTTCCTCCTGGGCAATACTCCGGTCCGGTTGCTGCCCTCGGCCGGAGGGCACCATGACGACGGCGGCCCGGCCGGGCTGCACAGCGTGCTTTGGACGGCCCGGCACGAGCAAACCGTGCCAGTGCTGGTGCTGTCGCATGTGTCGCCGGACGGTGCGAGCGGCTACCCGGGCTCGTTGGTGGCACAGGCGCGCTATCAGCTCACCAATGACAACCTGCTGGTGGTGGACATGATGGCCACCAGCACGGCGGCGACCATCTGCAATCTGGCACAGCATTGCTGTTTCAATCTGGCTGGTTCGCCACCCTCCAGGGAGATCCTGGCCGAGCACGAACTGGAAGTGCTGGCCTGCTTTGTGCTTCCCGAGGAAGACGGCCTGCCCGTGGCGCCGCCCCGGCTGGTGCATGGCACCAGCGCCGA
This sequence is a window from Megalodesulfovibrio gigas DSM 1382 = ATCC 19364. Protein-coding genes within it:
- the rpiA gene encoding ribose-5-phosphate isomerase RpiA — translated: MHVSLLQNGWLPQQASEGSQAGFLRMGLGGAVMNETMKVHKQEAARAALELVRPGMVVGLGHGSTVLWAVRLLGQWLHEGKLHDVTTVPCSMLVEREARALGIPLKQLDDVSRLDLVLDGADELTPNLDCIKGGGGALLKEKILAQATGKLVLIADSSKLSPALGTHWPVPVECIPWGRRFQAAFLESLGATVVLRRDAEGRAFQTEQGNIILDCDFGPIADPARLARQLAARAGIVEHGLFLGMAGEALLAGPQGLQRLRRQ
- a CDS encoding aldose epimerase family protein: MTPPHPPVRTELAGHLPDGQPVHRHVLRNAAGMQASILEYGAIMEWLSPPHGRGGERVNVLAGPDSLEGRLQDPLHCGALLGRFAGRIAQAGFLLGNTPVRLLPSAGGHHDDGGPAGLHSVLWTARHEQTVPVLVLSHVSPDGASGYPGSLVAQARYQLTNDNLLVVDMMATSTAATICNLAQHCCFNLAGSPPSREILAEHELEVLACFVLPEEDGLPVAPPRLVHGTSADLRMPTRLGDRLPDDVMDLLLVLPGCIEAPDLVARLRHPPSGRELELYTTRPGLRVRVQSGVGITLMDLHLPDSPNRPLFPSVVLSPGKLYRHTTVYRLLQR